One segment of Sebaldella sp. S0638 DNA contains the following:
- the rplO gene encoding 50S ribosomal protein L15, giving the protein MNINELRPSEGSKKGRRRIGRGHGSGWGKTAGKGHNGQKQRSGSYVSPAFEGGQMPLIRRIPKRGFSNSPFKKDFIVLNIKDIVDRFEDGDEVSIATLVDNGVVKRARFIKKYSDEKLRNLKGRKLVKEYLGENIDSYVKEKDFKSILKIIGEAEVSKKLNFKVHRISGKTKELVEKAGGKVEILEIKSYSTVAGNNKKEEK; this is encoded by the coding sequence ATGAACATAAATGAATTAAGACCTTCAGAAGGTTCGAAAAAAGGAAGAAGAAGAATAGGTAGAGGACACGGATCTGGTTGGGGAAAAACTGCCGGAAAAGGTCATAATGGACAGAAGCAAAGATCAGGAAGTTATGTATCACCAGCTTTTGAGGGTGGACAAATGCCGTTGATCAGAAGAATTCCAAAGAGAGGATTCAGCAATTCACCATTTAAAAAAGACTTTATTGTATTAAATATTAAAGATATAGTAGACAGATTTGAAGATGGAGACGAAGTTAGTATTGCTACATTAGTAGATAACGGAGTTGTAAAAAGAGCCAGATTCATAAAGAAATACAGCGATGAAAAGCTAAGAAACCTGAAAGGGAGAAAATTAGTAAAGGAATATCTTGGAGAAAATATTGATTCTTATGTAAAAGAAAAAGATTTCAAAAGTATTCTTAAAATCATCGGAGAAGCAGAAGTTTCTAAAAAATTAAATTTCAAAGTTCACAGAATTTCTGGAAAAACTAAGGAATTAGTGGAAAAAGCTGGGGGAAAAGTAGAAATTTTAGAAATAAAATCATATTCTACTGTTGCCGGGAATAATAAAAAAGAGGAAAAGTAA
- the rplR gene encoding 50S ribosomal protein L18, producing MVKKLNRNKARQKKHGRIRNKIVGTAERPRLSVFRSLTNIFVQVIDDSTGKTIASASSIDKELKAGVANGSNMEAAKKIGEAIAKRAMDKGITEVVFDRSGYVYTGRVKALADAAREAGLKF from the coding sequence GTGGTAAAAAAATTAAATAGAAATAAAGCTAGACAAAAAAAGCACGGTAGAATCAGAAACAAAATAGTTGGAACTGCTGAAAGACCTAGATTATCTGTTTTCAGAAGCTTAACTAATATTTTTGTTCAAGTAATAGATGATTCGACTGGAAAAACTATTGCATCTGCGTCAAGTATTGACAAAGAATTAAAAGCTGGTGTAGCTAACGGAAGTAACATGGAAGCTGCTAAAAAAATCGGTGAAGCAATAGCAAAAAGAGCGATGGATAAAGGAATCACTGAAGTGGTATTCGACAGATCGGGATATGTTTATACTGGTAGAGTGAAAGCCCTAGCAGATGCTGCAAGAGAAGCAGGATTAAAATTCTAG
- a CDS encoding adenylate kinase, with protein sequence MNIILFGAPGAGKGTQAKLLVEKYGIPQISTGDMFRAAIANGTELGKKAKTYMDDGVLVPDDVTIGIVEERLEKEDCAKGFILDGFPRTLHQAEELQKILEKQGKSIDKVVVLDVDDSEILERITGRRMSKKTGKIYHIKYNPPVDENEEDIYQREDDNETAVKTRLKEYKDLTSPLFDYYKNLGKTVIIDGKQAVGKITEDILRVLDSL encoded by the coding sequence ATGAATATTATTTTATTCGGAGCCCCGGGAGCAGGAAAAGGAACACAGGCAAAATTACTCGTAGAAAAATACGGAATCCCGCAGATATCAACAGGAGATATGTTTAGAGCAGCTATAGCAAATGGAACTGAGCTGGGAAAAAAAGCTAAAACATATATGGACGACGGAGTTCTGGTACCTGATGATGTAACAATAGGAATAGTAGAAGAAAGACTGGAAAAAGAAGATTGTGCAAAAGGATTTATTCTGGATGGTTTTCCAAGAACACTGCATCAGGCTGAAGAACTACAGAAAATATTGGAGAAACAGGGAAAGAGTATTGATAAAGTAGTGGTTCTGGATGTAGATGATAGTGAAATACTTGAAAGAATAACAGGAAGAAGAATGTCAAAAAAGACAGGTAAGATATATCATATAAAATATAATCCTCCTGTAGATGAAAATGAAGAAGATATCTATCAAAGAGAAGATGACAATGAAACAGCGGTAAAAACAAGACTGAAAGAATATAAAGATTTGACTTCACCTTTATTTGACTACTACAAAAACCTTGGGAAAACAGTAATAATAGATGGAAAACAGGCAGTAGGAAAAATAACAGAGGACATTTTGAGAGTACTAGACTCATTATAA
- the rpmJ gene encoding 50S ribosomal protein L36, producing the protein MKVKASVKPICDKCKLIKRHGKVRVICENPKHKQVQG; encoded by the coding sequence ATGAAAGTAAAAGCATCAGTGAAACCAATATGCGACAAATGCAAATTGATAAAGCGTCACGGAAAAGTGAGAGTAATCTGTGAGAATCCGAAACATAAACAGGTTCAAGGATAA
- the rpsK gene encoding 30S ribosomal protein S11: MAKKTSVTSKKKKLKNIPNGIAYIHSTFNNTVVTITDTEGKVVIWKSGGTSGFKGTKKGTPFAAQIAAEQAAVTAMENGMKQVEVKIKGPGSGREASIRSIQAAGLEVTKIVDITPVPHNGARPPKKRRP, translated from the coding sequence GTGGCTAAGAAGACATCGGTAACTTCTAAAAAGAAAAAATTAAAAAATATTCCTAACGGAATAGCATATATACATTCTACATTTAATAACACTGTAGTAACTATAACTGACACAGAAGGAAAAGTAGTTATATGGAAATCAGGCGGAACGTCTGGATTCAAAGGAACTAAAAAAGGGACACCGTTTGCTGCACAAATAGCAGCTGAACAGGCAGCTGTGACTGCTATGGAAAACGGTATGAAACAAGTTGAGGTAAAAATAAAAGGACCTGGATCAGGAAGAGAAGCTTCTATAAGATCTATTCAAGCAGCTGGTTTAGAAGTAACTAAAATAGTTGATATAACACCAGTACCTCATAATGGTGCAAGACCACCAAAAAAGAGAAGACCATAA
- the rpmD gene encoding 50S ribosomal protein L30 produces MSKIRVTLVKGINGRKPNHVETVKSLGLRKIGHSALHEKTADIEGKIKLVSYLLQVEEV; encoded by the coding sequence ATGTCTAAAATTAGAGTAACGCTAGTAAAAGGAATTAATGGAAGAAAACCTAACCATGTCGAAACTGTTAAATCACTTGGGTTAAGAAAAATAGGCCACAGTGCATTACATGAAAAAACAGCGGATATAGAAGGAAAAATAAAATTAGTTTCTTATTTACTTCAAGTAGAGGAGGTTTAG
- the map gene encoding type I methionyl aminopeptidase, with the protein MTIIKTLDEIRKIKKANEIIARFYEDIIPKYIKPGISTLELDKIAEDYIRSQGAIPGTKGYGGGHTSRPYPASLCTSVNNKVVHGIPRADELLKEGDIISLDTVTVLDGYVGDAAVTFPVGEIDEESKRLLEVTEHARTIGIEQAVAGNRIGDISAAIQEYVEKNGFSVVRDFAGHGVGKEMHEDPMVPNYGVRGLGPKIEEGMVIAIEPMVNVGTYRVRILNDQWTAVTKDYKRSAHFEHSIAIVDGKPLILSLKS; encoded by the coding sequence ATGACAATTATAAAAACTTTAGATGAAATAAGAAAAATAAAGAAGGCTAATGAAATAATAGCCAGATTTTATGAAGATATAATTCCGAAGTATATAAAACCAGGGATATCTACACTGGAACTGGATAAAATAGCAGAAGACTATATCAGAAGTCAGGGAGCAATCCCGGGAACAAAAGGGTATGGCGGAGGTCATACCAGCAGACCGTATCCTGCGAGTTTATGTACTTCTGTTAATAACAAAGTAGTGCATGGAATACCAAGAGCAGACGAGCTGTTAAAAGAAGGCGATATTATAAGTCTGGATACTGTAACAGTGCTTGACGGCTATGTAGGTGATGCTGCGGTGACTTTTCCCGTGGGAGAAATAGACGAAGAATCAAAAAGGCTTCTGGAAGTGACTGAACACGCAAGAACAATAGGGATAGAGCAGGCTGTGGCAGGTAACAGAATAGGCGATATATCAGCAGCAATACAGGAATATGTGGAAAAAAACGGTTTTTCGGTAGTAAGAGACTTCGCCGGGCATGGTGTGGGAAAAGAGATGCATGAAGATCCTATGGTGCCTAACTATGGTGTAAGAGGACTGGGACCGAAGATAGAAGAAGGAATGGTAATTGCTATTGAACCTATGGTAAATGTAGGAACTTACCGTGTGAGAATACTTAATGACCAATGGACGGCAGTAACAAAAGATTATAAAAGATCTGCGCACTTTGAGCACAGTATAGCCATTGTTGACGGAAAACCGCTGATTTTAAGTTTGAAATCATAA
- the secY gene encoding preprotein translocase subunit SecY: protein MTLVEEVVHKVKSIVEIPELRKRVVFTLIMFLIARVGVHIQVPGIDVSRLSSAMQGNSLAGFINTFSGGGFQNASMFALGIIPYINSSIIFQLLGVVVPKLEEMQKEGGKEKEKVTQWTRYLTIGVAIAQSFGLTILLQQQQLVYEPGPMFTLVTVTLMTGGTAFLMWVAERISLKGIGNGTSMLIFLSIVSRLPAEMFQIGKNLSTSGGMGLVLMLITLVLFIILIAVIVLIQLAERRIPIQYVGKGRTGRSSVGQKTFLPLKINMSGVMPIIFASVLMAVPSVLIGLVKDPSLNAKLKNLFSQTGVGYLVLYAVLVVVFAFFYTSIVFDPEKVADNLKQGGATVPGKRPGSETVDYLEGVATRITFGSAVFLAVLGVLPNIFFGYFLKMPVLMSGTSLLILVGVAVDLLQQIDSHLAVKSYKGFISK, encoded by the coding sequence TTGACTTTAGTAGAAGAAGTAGTTCATAAAGTAAAATCTATAGTTGAAATTCCTGAGCTTAGAAAAAGAGTAGTATTTACATTAATCATGTTTCTGATTGCCAGAGTAGGAGTACATATTCAGGTGCCGGGAATAGACGTAAGCAGACTTTCCAGCGCAATGCAGGGAAACTCGCTTGCAGGATTTATTAATACTTTTTCGGGTGGGGGATTTCAAAATGCCTCTATGTTCGCCTTAGGGATAATACCTTATATTAACTCGTCAATAATTTTTCAACTACTTGGGGTAGTTGTACCAAAATTAGAGGAGATGCAAAAAGAGGGCGGTAAGGAAAAAGAGAAAGTTACACAATGGACAAGATATCTTACAATAGGTGTAGCTATAGCTCAATCTTTTGGTCTGACTATTCTTTTGCAGCAGCAGCAGTTGGTATATGAACCGGGACCGATGTTTACACTGGTAACAGTAACATTGATGACCGGCGGTACTGCATTTCTGATGTGGGTTGCAGAGAGAATATCATTAAAAGGTATTGGAAACGGGACTTCTATGCTTATCTTCTTAAGTATAGTATCAAGACTCCCAGCTGAAATGTTCCAGATTGGAAAAAATCTGTCAACAAGCGGCGGAATGGGTCTGGTACTAATGCTGATAACACTGGTATTGTTTATAATACTTATAGCAGTAATAGTACTTATACAGCTTGCTGAAAGAAGAATCCCTATACAATATGTAGGAAAAGGCAGAACAGGAAGAAGTTCTGTTGGACAAAAAACTTTTCTGCCGTTAAAAATAAATATGTCAGGGGTAATGCCTATAATCTTTGCTTCGGTATTGATGGCAGTGCCGTCTGTATTAATTGGCCTGGTAAAAGACCCAAGTCTGAATGCCAAGCTAAAAAATCTGTTCTCTCAGACAGGAGTCGGATATCTTGTACTTTATGCAGTCCTTGTAGTAGTATTTGCATTTTTCTACACATCAATAGTTTTTGATCCGGAAAAAGTAGCAGATAACTTGAAACAAGGAGGAGCAACGGTACCAGGAAAAAGACCCGGAAGTGAAACTGTGGATTACCTTGAAGGGGTAGCTACAAGAATTACTTTTGGAAGTGCTGTATTCCTTGCAGTTTTAGGGGTATTGCCAAATATTTTCTTTGGTTATTTCCTGAAAATGCCGGTACTGATGAGTGGAACAAGCTTACTGATCTTAGTAGGAGTAGCAGTAGATTTATTACAACAAATAGATTCACATTTAGCAGTAAAAAGTTACAAAGGGTTTATATCAAAATAA
- the infA gene encoding translation initiation factor IF-1, with protein sequence MAKQDVIELEGEILEALPNAMFKIKLENGHEILGHISGKMRMNYIKILPGDKVTVEISPYDLSRGRIIYRKK encoded by the coding sequence ATGGCTAAACAAGATGTAATAGAATTAGAGGGTGAAATTCTCGAAGCATTACCAAACGCGATGTTCAAGATAAAGCTCGAGAACGGACACGAAATTCTAGGACATATCTCAGGAAAAATGAGAATGAACTACATAAAAATTCTTCCTGGGGATAAGGTAACGGTGGAGATTTCTCCATATGACTTATCCAGAGGCAGAATAATTTACAGAAAGAAATAA
- the rplF gene encoding 50S ribosomal protein L6 has product MSRVGRKVITIPSGVELKQDGNKITVKGPKGQLEREFNPEITVKVDNGDINITRPNDLPNIRALHGTTRAVLNNMIVGVSQGFEKKLELVGVGYRVQAAGKGLTLSLGFSHPVEIEPVEGITFKVDGNTKISVEGINKELVGQIAANIRAKRPPEPYKGKGVKYADEQIRRKEGKKG; this is encoded by the coding sequence ATGTCGAGAGTAGGTAGAAAAGTTATAACTATACCTAGCGGAGTTGAATTAAAGCAAGATGGGAATAAGATAACTGTAAAAGGACCTAAAGGACAGTTAGAGAGAGAATTCAACCCGGAAATAACTGTAAAAGTAGATAACGGTGATATAAATATAACAAGACCAAATGATCTGCCAAATATCAGAGCACTACACGGGACAACAAGAGCAGTTTTGAATAATATGATTGTTGGTGTAAGCCAAGGATTCGAAAAGAAATTAGAACTTGTGGGAGTAGGATACAGAGTACAGGCAGCAGGAAAAGGGCTGACATTATCATTAGGATTTTCTCATCCGGTAGAAATAGAACCTGTAGAAGGAATCACTTTTAAAGTAGACGGAAACACAAAAATATCAGTAGAAGGTATAAATAAAGAATTAGTAGGGCAGATAGCCGCTAATATCAGAGCAAAAAGACCACCTGAACCATACAAAGGAAAAGGTGTAAAATATGCTGATGAGCAAATAAGAAGAAAAGAAGGTAAGAAAGGATAG
- the rpsM gene encoding 30S ribosomal protein S13, with amino-acid sequence MARIAGVDIPRNKRVEISLTYIFGIGRSTAIKILEKANIDKDIKVKDLSEEQVGQIRNVVDEYKIEGELRKEIRLNIKRLMDIKSYRGLRHRNGLPVRGQKTKTNARTRKGPVKAAVAKKK; translated from the coding sequence TTGGCTAGAATCGCAGGAGTAGATATTCCTAGAAATAAAAGAGTTGAGATTTCACTGACATACATTTTTGGAATAGGAAGAAGTACTGCTATCAAAATTTTAGAAAAAGCTAATATTGACAAAGATATTAAAGTTAAGGACTTGTCAGAAGAGCAAGTCGGGCAAATCAGAAATGTCGTTGATGAGTACAAAATCGAAGGTGAACTTAGAAAAGAAATAAGACTTAATATCAAAAGACTTATGGACATAAAGAGCTACAGAGGTCTAAGACACAGAAACGGGCTTCCGGTAAGAGGACAAAAGACAAAAACAAATGCAAGAACTAGAAAAGGTCCGGTAAAAGCTGCCGTAGCTAAGAAAAAATAA
- the rpsH gene encoding 30S ribosomal protein S8 has product MNLTDPIADMLTRIRNANSAKHESVKIPYSNMKLGIANILKNEGYIKDFEIKEDGSKKDVVVALKYVDGENVIKGLKRISKPGRRVYSGVEDLPKVLGGLGIAIVSTPKGVITDKECRKHSVGGEVLCYVW; this is encoded by the coding sequence ATGAACTTAACAGATCCTATTGCAGATATGCTTACAAGAATTAGAAATGCTAATAGTGCTAAGCATGAAAGTGTTAAAATTCCTTATTCGAACATGAAACTTGGAATAGCTAACATATTAAAAAATGAAGGATATATAAAAGATTTTGAAATAAAAGAAGATGGTTCTAAAAAAGATGTAGTCGTTGCGCTTAAATATGTTGACGGTGAAAATGTAATAAAAGGACTAAAAAGAATATCAAAACCTGGAAGAAGAGTTTATTCAGGTGTGGAAGATTTACCTAAAGTATTAGGTGGATTGGGAATTGCAATTGTCTCAACGCCAAAAGGTGTTATTACAGACAAGGAATGCAGAAAGCATAGCGTAGGCGGAGAAGTTCTTTGCTACGTGTGGTAA
- the rpsE gene encoding 30S ribosomal protein S5, with protein MAREPRETKQSEYKESLLRISRVSKTVKGGRRISFSVLAAVGNEKGKVGIGLGKANGVPDAIKKAVANAKKNLVTVSLKGGTLPHDQIGKYNSTSVLLKPASKGTGVIAGSATREILELVGVHDVLTKIRGSKNKDNVARATIEGLKQLRSVEDVARLRGKSVEEILG; from the coding sequence TTGGCTAGAGAACCTAGAGAGACTAAACAAAGTGAATATAAAGAAAGTCTTTTAAGAATAAGCAGAGTTTCTAAGACGGTAAAAGGAGGAAGAAGAATATCTTTTTCTGTATTAGCGGCTGTAGGAAACGAAAAAGGAAAAGTAGGTATAGGATTAGGAAAAGCTAATGGTGTACCTGATGCTATCAAAAAAGCGGTAGCTAACGCGAAAAAAAATCTTGTAACTGTATCTTTGAAAGGTGGAACACTTCCACATGATCAAATAGGTAAATATAATTCAACAAGTGTATTATTAAAACCTGCATCAAAAGGAACGGGAGTTATCGCCGGGTCTGCAACAAGAGAAATTCTGGAGCTTGTTGGAGTGCATGATGTACTTACTAAAATAAGAGGATCAAAAAATAAAGATAACGTGGCAAGAGCTACAATCGAAGGATTAAAGCAGCTTAGAAGCGTAGAAGATGTGGCAAGATTAAGAGGAAAATCAGTAGAAGAGATTTTAGGATAA